A single window of Methylomarinum sp. Ch1-1 DNA harbors:
- a CDS encoding protein-glutamate methylesterase/protein-glutamine glutaminase, with product MTIRVLIVDDSRFICKRIQQILEEDQEYTVVGVAGNGREAVKLAAQLKPDVITMDVEMPLMDGITAVKKIMSDCPAPILMFSASTQVGAKATLDALNAGAIDFLPKQLDDIDGNREMAKRLLRRRVRVVAQQASKIRRQVSQAQVKQAAAPVQRMAGGRKPRRDLLLIAASTGGPVAIQKVLARIPKSCSIPILLIQHMPQNFTKSFAERLNDLCNIRVKQAEQGDILQPGLALLGPGGMQMELKNQYGKQIVSLRPKALGEIYSPCADITFSSVARQASGQVLAVVLTGMGSDGQQGASLLKQRGAEIWAQDEASSTIYGMPKAIADAQLANHIYSLDEIAQQFDKLS from the coding sequence ATGACTATTAGGGTGCTGATTGTTGATGATTCCAGGTTTATCTGCAAAAGAATACAGCAAATCCTGGAGGAAGATCAGGAATACACGGTTGTCGGGGTCGCCGGAAATGGCCGGGAGGCCGTCAAATTGGCCGCCCAACTGAAGCCGGATGTGATCACGATGGATGTGGAAATGCCGTTGATGGACGGCATCACCGCAGTCAAGAAAATCATGAGCGATTGTCCTGCGCCGATCCTGATGTTTTCCGCCTCGACTCAAGTCGGCGCCAAGGCCACGCTGGATGCGCTGAATGCCGGCGCCATTGATTTTCTGCCGAAACAGCTGGACGATATCGACGGCAATCGGGAAATGGCCAAGAGGCTGTTGAGAAGGCGTGTCCGGGTGGTCGCCCAGCAGGCGTCAAAAATCAGGAGACAGGTCAGTCAGGCTCAGGTGAAGCAGGCGGCTGCGCCGGTTCAGCGCATGGCCGGCGGCCGCAAGCCCCGGCGTGATTTGTTGTTGATCGCGGCCTCGACCGGGGGGCCGGTGGCGATACAAAAAGTTTTGGCTCGGATACCGAAGAGCTGTTCCATTCCCATTTTACTGATTCAGCATATGCCGCAGAACTTCACCAAGAGTTTTGCCGAGCGCCTGAATGATCTATGCAATATTCGAGTAAAACAGGCCGAACAAGGCGACATATTGCAGCCGGGGCTGGCGTTGCTGGGACCGGGGGGCATGCAGATGGAGCTGAAAAACCAATATGGCAAACAGATAGTCAGTCTGCGGCCTAAGGCTCTGGGAGAAATTTATAGTCCCTGCGCCGACATCACCTTCTCCTCGGTCGCCCGCCAGGCATCCGGTCAGGTGTTGGCGGTGGTTCTAACCGGCATGGGTTCTGATGGCCAGCAAGGCGCTAGCTTGCTAAAACAACGCGGCGCCGAGATTTGGGCCCAGGACGAGGCCAGCAGCACCATTTATGGCATGCCCAAGGCGATAGCCGATGCCCAATTGGCGAATCATATCTATAGCCTTGACGAAATCGCCCAGCAATTTGACAAATTAAGCTGA
- a CDS encoding flagellar motor protein, giving the protein MDILSIIGVLIGFSAIIAGNSLGGGDFDFLLNVHALIIVLGGTLGATLLHFPPRVVWQSVKISRWVVSPQKIPLRRQIIKIVDWSALARKEGLLGLEGVIEVEQDAFARKGLQLLVDGNEPEAIRDCLEVEITTREQMDLQAANVYHAMGGYSPTIGIIGAVIGLIHVMQNLANPELLGAGIATAFVATIYGVGLANLLFLPIANKLKAQVLMISQAQEMMMEGISAIAEGENPRNIELKLSGYLLD; this is encoded by the coding sequence ATGGATATTCTGAGCATTATTGGCGTTTTGATTGGTTTTTCCGCGATCATTGCCGGTAATTCGTTGGGCGGCGGCGACTTTGACTTTTTATTGAATGTGCATGCACTGATCATCGTGCTCGGCGGCACTTTGGGGGCAACCTTGCTGCATTTTCCTCCCAGAGTCGTCTGGCAAAGCGTCAAAATATCGCGCTGGGTGGTCAGTCCGCAAAAAATTCCTTTGCGCCGGCAAATTATTAAAATAGTCGATTGGAGCGCGTTGGCCAGGAAAGAAGGCTTGTTGGGCCTGGAAGGGGTCATCGAGGTGGAACAAGACGCCTTTGCCCGCAAGGGCCTGCAATTGTTGGTCGACGGTAACGAACCGGAAGCGATACGCGATTGTCTGGAAGTTGAAATCACGACTCGCGAGCAGATGGATCTGCAGGCCGCTAATGTTTATCACGCGATGGGCGGCTATTCGCCGACGATCGGCATTATCGGTGCGGTTATCGGACTGATTCATGTGATGCAGAACCTTGCCAATCCGGAGCTGTTGGGGGCGGGCATCGCCACTGCATTTGTCGCGACGATTTATGGCGTGGGGCTGGCCAATTTATTGTTCTTGCCGATCGCTAATAAGTTAAAGGCTCAAGTGTTGATGATTTCCCAGGCCCAGGAAATGATGATGGAAGGCATCAGCGCCATTGCCGAAGGCGAAAATCCCAGGAATATCGAGCTGAAGCTGTCCGGATATTTGCTGGATTAA
- a CDS encoding M48 family metallopeptidase: MLKHLFTKKRGRPLAFDYQIRRSRRAKKTRIVVTGDKIEVVAPPKVTEQQIHGFVCAQQDWVREAVKKMQCRGETIKSMAPAHYGHGVKVPFKGQHFLLSVKPASVRRTRIDFERELGFSVQLPSQLDGETSELIRAALIKWMKEQARKEVTLYVEKHGQRHRLYPRSIRIKTQKSRWGSCGIHDDINMNWLLIIAPPAVMEYVVVHELCHIRHRNHSQDFWQLVEDHLPDYRRHRNWLKQHGHSLMLGL, from the coding sequence ATGCTGAAACATCTATTTACCAAAAAACGAGGCCGGCCTTTGGCCTTTGATTATCAGATCCGCCGCAGTCGACGAGCGAAAAAAACGCGTATCGTCGTCACCGGCGATAAGATCGAGGTCGTCGCGCCGCCCAAGGTAACGGAACAGCAAATTCATGGCTTTGTCTGTGCGCAGCAAGACTGGGTGCGCGAGGCCGTTAAAAAAATGCAGTGTCGCGGGGAAACGATCAAATCGATGGCGCCGGCTCACTATGGGCATGGTGTTAAAGTGCCGTTTAAGGGGCAACATTTTCTGTTGTCGGTCAAACCAGCGTCGGTACGCCGGACCCGCATCGATTTTGAACGAGAGCTGGGCTTTAGCGTCCAGCTTCCCAGTCAGTTGGACGGCGAAACCAGCGAGTTGATTCGCGCGGCGTTGATCAAATGGATGAAGGAGCAGGCCAGAAAGGAGGTGACCCTTTACGTGGAAAAACACGGCCAAAGGCACCGGCTTTATCCCCGTTCTATACGCATTAAAACGCAGAAAAGCCGTTGGGGCAGCTGCGGAATTCATGACGATATCAACATGAATTGGCTGCTGATCATCGCGCCGCCGGCGGTGATGGAATACGTCGTGGTGCATGAGCTTTGTCATATCCGCCATCGCAATCATTCGCAGGATTTCTGGCAACTGGTCGAGGATCATCTACCGGATTATCGGCGGCACAGGAATTGGCTGAAACAGCATGGCCACAGTTTGATGTTGGGGTTATGA
- a CDS encoding Bax inhibitor-1/YccA family protein, translated as MRLTTASSHSQESILATNKMLRNTYMLLSMTLLFSAAMAGMAMYLNMPHPGMIITLVGYFGLLFLTNKFSNSSLGLLFVFALTGFMGLTLGPILNMYLNAFSNGHELVMTALGGTGVIFLGLSGYALTTRKDFSFIAGFLMVGILVAFIAGLAAMLFSIPALSLAVSAMFVLLMSGMILFQTSAIIHGGETNYIMATVSLYVSIYNLFLSLLQLLAAFGGDE; from the coding sequence ATGAGACTGACTACCGCAAGCTCACACTCACAAGAAAGCATTTTAGCAACCAATAAAATGCTGAGAAACACTTATATGCTGTTGTCCATGACCCTGCTGTTCAGTGCGGCCATGGCAGGCATGGCCATGTACTTGAATATGCCGCATCCCGGCATGATCATAACCTTGGTCGGTTACTTCGGCCTGCTGTTTTTAACGAATAAATTCAGCAACAGCTCTCTGGGTCTGTTGTTCGTATTCGCGTTGACTGGCTTCATGGGATTGACGCTGGGCCCGATACTGAACATGTATCTGAATGCGTTCAGCAACGGCCATGAGTTGGTCATGACGGCATTGGGCGGCACCGGGGTCATTTTTCTGGGCTTGTCTGGCTATGCTCTGACCACCCGCAAGGACTTCAGCTTTATTGCCGGTTTCCTGATGGTCGGCATACTGGTCGCCTTTATCGCCGGCCTGGCCGCGATGTTGTTTTCCATTCCGGCTTTATCACTGGCGGTCTCGGCGATGTTTGTGCTGTTGATGTCGGGAATGATCCTGTTCCAAACCAGTGCGATCATCCACGGTGGAGAAACCAATTACATAATGGCGACCGTTTCGCTGTATGTATCGATCTACAACCTGTTCCTGAGTCTGCTGCAATTGCTGGCGGCTTTTGGCGGCGATGAATAA
- a CDS encoding DUF2802 domain-containing protein produces the protein MNEILLASLVALLMAVLAAVLWLLYEHRKLRRRLLELEHKVSRNSEDIAGICSAAVAVDSRVQGADEQLKAMAAKIAAYDDGNATRDQQAELPPYQVAIDKIHQGASAEELVRECGLSRDEADLLIRLHAR, from the coding sequence ATGAACGAAATTCTGCTGGCTAGTTTGGTAGCCTTATTGATGGCTGTGCTTGCCGCTGTGCTTTGGTTGTTATATGAGCACAGAAAACTGAGACGGCGTTTGCTCGAACTGGAGCACAAGGTCAGTCGTAACAGCGAGGACATTGCCGGCATTTGTTCGGCGGCGGTCGCGGTCGATAGCCGCGTGCAGGGGGCCGATGAGCAATTGAAGGCGATGGCGGCGAAGATCGCGGCTTATGATGATGGAAACGCGACTCGGGATCAGCAAGCTGAATTGCCGCCCTATCAAGTCGCCATCGACAAAATACATCAGGGCGCCAGCGCCGAAGAGCTGGTCAGGGAATGCGGTTTAAGCCGAGACGAGGCCGATCTACTGATCAGGCTGCACGCCCGCTAA
- a CDS encoding chemotaxis protein CheA, with the protein MSIDLDDEILQDFLVEAGEILESLGEQLVELEQSPDDLDLLNAIFRGFHTVKGGAGFLAINALVDVCHSAEDVFNVLRQGDRQVSADLMDVILQVVDVVNEMFDQVRAGNQPEPANQALLQRLRSYTAAEEAEPFPGGDVVSVEPAPIVEPAAVTDIVEQEFEAMLDSGEEGGAQASDDEISEEEFEQLLDSLHGKGGSPTPQSNSAPAEQPAADEISEEEFEQLLDELHGKGRFSGENVVSAQQQTENEAVTAKTGDSGDITEEEFEQLLDELHGKGKFSGENLKTNVPSVAEPEIAVNETKITKPQASSEPTPKKVEPVTAAAKPVNASTAKDAKKNHKASPAQGESTVRVDTHVLDEIMNMVGELVLVRNRFQTLKANEETGEQFSKAVSNLDVVTADLQLAVMKTRMQPIKKVFGRFPRVVRDLARSLNKEIRLELVGEETDLDKNLVEALADPLVHLVRNAVDHGIELPEQRQAAGKSREGLVILTASQEGDHILLSIQDDGKGMNADALRAKVIEKGLMDAETAARLDDKECYNLIFLPGFSTKTEISDVSGRGVGMDVVKTRISQMNGVVEIDSEEGVGSTIVIKVPLTLAIMPTLMTKLGDQAFALPLASVVEILDLDLRKTNVVDGQPVVIVRERALPLFYLGEWLVHEPGYEVNKQTMSHVVVVNAGGRQVGFVVDQLIGQEEVVIKPLGAQLQGLEGLAGATITGDGKIALILDVPGLMNRYAG; encoded by the coding sequence ATGTCGATTGATCTGGATGACGAAATTTTACAAGACTTCCTGGTGGAGGCCGGAGAGATACTCGAGTCGTTGGGTGAACAGCTGGTCGAGCTAGAGCAATCACCGGATGACCTGGACTTATTGAACGCCATTTTCAGAGGGTTCCATACCGTCAAGGGGGGCGCAGGTTTTCTGGCGATCAATGCGCTGGTCGATGTCTGCCACAGCGCTGAGGACGTCTTCAATGTGCTCAGGCAGGGCGATCGTCAAGTTTCCGCCGACTTAATGGATGTCATCCTGCAGGTTGTCGACGTCGTCAATGAAATGTTTGACCAAGTGCGCGCCGGCAACCAACCTGAGCCGGCCAATCAGGCGCTGTTGCAACGTCTGCGGAGCTATACCGCGGCCGAGGAAGCAGAGCCCTTTCCGGGCGGCGATGTAGTCAGCGTGGAGCCGGCCCCTATTGTCGAGCCGGCAGCGGTGACCGATATCGTCGAGCAGGAATTTGAGGCGATGCTGGACAGCGGCGAAGAGGGCGGCGCCCAGGCTTCCGATGATGAGATTAGCGAAGAAGAATTTGAACAGCTTTTAGACAGCTTGCATGGCAAGGGCGGTTCGCCAACGCCTCAATCGAACAGCGCCCCCGCCGAGCAGCCGGCCGCGGACGAAATCAGCGAAGAAGAGTTCGAGCAGCTGTTAGACGAACTGCACGGCAAGGGCCGGTTCTCCGGAGAAAACGTCGTATCGGCGCAACAACAAACGGAAAACGAGGCTGTGACTGCGAAGACCGGCGATTCCGGCGATATTACCGAGGAAGAGTTCGAGCAGCTGTTGGATGAACTGCATGGCAAGGGTAAATTCAGCGGCGAAAACCTCAAAACCAACGTTCCATCAGTCGCCGAACCGGAAATTGCGGTTAACGAAACAAAAATCACAAAGCCGCAAGCGTCCTCCGAGCCAACGCCGAAAAAAGTCGAACCGGTCACAGCGGCGGCAAAACCGGTCAACGCCTCTACCGCTAAGGACGCGAAAAAAAATCACAAAGCCTCGCCTGCGCAAGGGGAATCTACCGTTCGAGTCGACACCCATGTATTGGATGAAATCATGAACATGGTGGGGGAACTGGTTCTGGTGCGCAACCGTTTTCAAACGCTGAAAGCGAATGAAGAGACCGGGGAGCAATTCTCCAAGGCCGTTTCTAATCTCGATGTGGTGACGGCCGATTTGCAGCTGGCCGTGATGAAGACCCGGATGCAGCCGATTAAGAAGGTGTTCGGCCGTTTTCCCCGCGTGGTCAGGGACTTGGCCAGAAGTCTGAATAAGGAAATCCGTCTGGAGCTGGTCGGGGAGGAAACCGATCTCGATAAGAATCTGGTCGAAGCCCTGGCCGACCCGTTGGTGCATCTGGTGCGCAACGCTGTCGATCACGGCATAGAATTGCCCGAACAGCGGCAAGCGGCCGGCAAATCCAGGGAAGGTTTGGTGATTCTGACCGCATCCCAAGAAGGGGATCATATCCTGTTGTCGATTCAGGATGACGGCAAGGGCATGAATGCCGATGCATTGAGGGCAAAAGTCATCGAAAAAGGCTTGATGGATGCGGAGACTGCCGCCAGACTCGATGACAAGGAATGCTATAACTTGATTTTTCTACCGGGTTTTTCCACCAAAACCGAAATCTCCGATGTTTCGGGACGCGGGGTCGGCATGGATGTGGTTAAAACGCGTATTTCTCAAATGAATGGCGTCGTGGAAATTGACTCCGAGGAAGGCGTCGGCAGCACCATCGTCATCAAGGTGCCGTTGACGTTGGCTATCATGCCGACGCTGATGACCAAACTGGGCGATCAGGCTTTTGCCTTGCCGCTGGCCAGTGTCGTGGAGATACTGGATTTGGACTTGCGCAAAACCAATGTCGTCGACGGGCAGCCGGTGGTAATCGTCAGGGAAAGAGCGCTGCCGTTGTTTTATTTGGGGGAATGGCTGGTTCATGAGCCCGGCTACGAGGTTAACAAACAGACGATGAGTCATGTGGTGGTCGTCAATGCAGGCGGTCGGCAGGTTGGCTTCGTCGTGGACCAATTGATCGGACAGGAGGAAGTCGTGATCAAGCCCTTGGGGGCACAGTTGCAAGGCTTGGAAGGCCTGGCGGGAGCGACCATTACCGGTGATGGCAAGATTGCATTGATCCTCGATGTGCCGGGACTAATGAATCGCTATGCCGGTTAG
- a CDS encoding group II truncated hemoglobin: MATQTKTPYELIGGEQAVLSLVDRFYFYMDTLGEAQEVRALHGKSLQPAKDKLFKFLSGWLGGPNLFIEEYGHPMLRKRHFPFAIGQAERDQWMLCMNKALDEVNMDAALRESIRSSLAQLASHMINQ, from the coding sequence ATGGCAACACAAACAAAGACACCTTATGAATTGATCGGAGGCGAACAGGCCGTGTTGAGCCTGGTCGACCGCTTTTATTTTTACATGGATACCTTGGGCGAGGCCCAGGAGGTCCGGGCCCTGCATGGCAAGAGTCTGCAGCCGGCGAAGGATAAATTATTCAAGTTTTTGTCCGGATGGTTGGGCGGGCCAAATTTGTTCATTGAGGAATACGGCCATCCGATGTTGCGGAAGCGTCACTTTCCCTTTGCCATCGGTCAGGCGGAACGCGATCAATGGATGCTGTGCATGAACAAGGCGTTGGACGAAGTAAACATGGACGCAGCACTGCGCGAAAGCATCCGTTCGTCCTTGGCGCAGCTCGCCAGTCATATGATCAATCAATGA
- a CDS encoding protein phosphatase CheZ has translation MTHETRLALARDLVTALEQGDEASADSLLDEIAGLRETQLFKEVGRLTRQLHDTMTGFAVDSRIAAMTEKDIPDAKERLHYVINMTEQAANQTLNAVEALLPVSERLNEQASALAGKWERFLDREMPYQEFKAMSREIALHFRTSEKSLHDVQSGLNDILMAQGFQDITGQIIRRVIDLVQELEASMVELIRISGGRVKQEEAVEESQLPGPVVPGVDDKVGDVANNQDDVDDLLSSLGF, from the coding sequence ATGACTCATGAGACTCGCCTAGCGTTGGCCAGAGATTTAGTGACCGCCTTGGAGCAAGGCGACGAAGCAAGCGCCGATAGCTTGCTGGATGAAATTGCCGGCCTGCGGGAAACTCAGTTATTCAAGGAAGTCGGCCGTCTGACCCGTCAATTGCATGACACGATGACTGGTTTTGCGGTGGATTCAAGAATCGCGGCGATGACGGAAAAAGATATACCGGATGCTAAGGAGCGTTTGCATTATGTCATCAACATGACCGAACAGGCCGCTAATCAGACCCTGAATGCCGTCGAGGCTTTATTGCCGGTATCCGAACGATTGAACGAGCAGGCCTCGGCGCTGGCCGGAAAATGGGAGCGTTTTCTGGACCGAGAAATGCCCTATCAAGAATTCAAGGCGATGAGTCGGGAGATCGCCTTGCATTTTAGGACTTCGGAGAAATCCTTGCATGACGTTCAATCCGGGCTCAATGATATTTTAATGGCGCAGGGTTTTCAGGACATCACCGGCCAGATTATCCGCAGGGTCATCGACCTGGTGCAAGAACTTGAAGCCAGTATGGTGGAGCTGATCCGCATTTCCGGCGGCCGGGTGAAACAGGAAGAGGCGGTGGAAGAGTCACAGCTGCCTGGCCCGGTCGTGCCAGGCGTCGATGACAAGGTCGGCGATGTGGCAAACAATCAGGACGATGTGGACGATTTGTTGTCCAGTTTAGGATTCTAA
- a CDS encoding chemotaxis protein CheW: MSEEDKQNDPVMQWVTFCLGDEKYGINVMQVQEVLRISEIAPVPGAPSYVLGIINLRGNVVTVIDTRNRFGLPCQEADDASRVVIIETEDHIIGILVDSVAEVVELRASDIETAPNVGNEESSKYIQGVTSRDDELLILVDLNKFLSDDEKAELDMF; this comes from the coding sequence ATGAGTGAAGAAGATAAGCAAAACGATCCGGTCATGCAGTGGGTGACCTTTTGTCTGGGCGATGAAAAATACGGCATCAACGTGATGCAGGTTCAGGAAGTGCTGAGAATCAGCGAAATTGCGCCGGTGCCTGGTGCGCCTTCCTATGTCTTAGGTATTATCAACTTACGCGGTAATGTCGTCACCGTGATCGATACCCGTAATCGCTTTGGCTTGCCTTGTCAGGAAGCCGATGATGCCTCTAGGGTCGTCATTATCGAAACCGAAGATCATATTATCGGCATCCTGGTCGACAGCGTTGCCGAGGTGGTCGAACTCAGGGCCTCGGATATTGAAACGGCGCCGAATGTCGGCAATGAAGAAAGCTCGAAATATATCCAGGGCGTGACCAGTCGCGATGACGAACTGCTGATCTTGGTTGATTTAAACAAATTTCTCAGCGACGACGAAAAAGCGGAGCTAGATATGTTTTAA
- a CDS encoding ParA family protein, with the protein MKVWSVSNQKGGVGKTTTVVTLGGLLSSWGFNTLLVDLDPHGSLTSYFKMNPDEMQASVYNLFHDASLKKKNSGPEPYIVKTEFDGISVLPASTAIATLDRQVASMGGMGLVISSALKKVANRYDYVIIDSPPMLGVLMINALAACDHLVIPVLSEYLALKGLDRMLHTIGMVFNSRKIPPHYTIVPTMFDKRTRAARESLSSLRMKYPDHVWKSFIPVDTKVREASQAATPLSLFVKESKAVEAYADLLELLLLDNQQHDKKMAMS; encoded by the coding sequence ATGAAAGTATGGTCCGTATCTAATCAGAAAGGCGGCGTCGGCAAAACCACGACGGTGGTGACCTTGGGCGGTCTATTATCGTCCTGGGGCTTTAACACCCTGTTGGTGGATCTCGATCCTCATGGTTCTTTGACCAGTTATTTCAAAATGAATCCCGATGAAATGCAAGCCAGCGTCTATAACTTGTTTCATGACGCCAGCCTGAAGAAAAAAAACAGCGGGCCGGAACCTTATATCGTCAAAACCGAGTTCGACGGCATTTCGGTGTTGCCGGCCTCGACCGCTATCGCGACGCTCGATCGCCAGGTGGCTTCAATGGGCGGCATGGGGCTGGTGATTTCCTCGGCCTTGAAAAAGGTCGCTAATCGCTATGATTATGTGATTATCGACAGCCCGCCGATGCTGGGCGTGCTGATGATCAATGCATTGGCGGCCTGCGATCATCTGGTCATTCCGGTGTTGTCGGAATATCTGGCCCTGAAGGGATTAGATCGTATGTTGCATACTATTGGCATGGTGTTTAATTCGCGTAAAATACCCCCACATTACACCATCGTGCCGACGATGTTTGATAAAAGGACACGGGCCGCGCGGGAAAGTTTGAGTTCACTGCGCATGAAATACCCGGATCATGTTTGGAAATCATTTATTCCGGTCGATACCAAGGTCCGCGAAGCCAGCCAGGCGGCGACGCCGCTGTCCTTGTTCGTCAAGGAATCGAAAGCGGTCGAGGCCTATGCCGATTTATTGGAATTATTATTGCTGGACAATCAGCAGCATGACAAAAAAATGGCAATGTCTTAA
- a CDS encoding chemotaxis protein CheW → MAHDKSPHQLVHQELALDSYLKTLLDEIPSDDAASALDNAEAQLEPARQQATEPLAPPPLEQAPKMPDIDVESSAIVNAPAVIKRQPLSLMPEWSRHEFQALFFKVDQLILAAPLTELLRTITITRQPTKIPGQPSWFIGLLDDQDKRVGVLDTGQLVYGKSRGGQRDLKQDPFKSILITQDGRWGLACDEVLSISKLEPEKVRWRTLRKKRPWLIGTVIEELTAVIDVQQLVPHRKPR, encoded by the coding sequence ATGGCCCATGATAAATCCCCTCATCAGCTTGTTCATCAGGAACTGGCGCTCGACAGCTATCTAAAGACACTGCTCGATGAGATCCCGAGCGACGACGCGGCGTCAGCGCTGGATAACGCGGAAGCGCAGTTAGAGCCCGCGCGGCAACAGGCAACGGAGCCGCTAGCACCGCCGCCGCTTGAGCAAGCGCCGAAAATGCCAGACATCGACGTCGAGTCGTCGGCGATCGTCAATGCTCCGGCGGTCATAAAGCGGCAGCCCTTATCGCTGATGCCGGAATGGTCCCGACATGAATTTCAGGCCTTGTTTTTTAAAGTGGATCAGCTAATCTTGGCCGCGCCCTTGACCGAGCTGCTCAGAACGATCACCATCACCCGGCAACCGACTAAAATACCGGGCCAGCCTTCCTGGTTTATAGGCTTGCTGGATGATCAGGATAAGCGCGTCGGGGTGCTGGATACCGGACAGCTGGTCTATGGCAAGAGCCGGGGGGGGCAGCGTGACCTGAAACAAGACCCTTTCAAGAGTATTTTGATTACCCAAGACGGACGCTGGGGCCTGGCTTGTGACGAAGTCTTGTCGATCAGCAAGTTGGAGCCGGAAAAAGTCAGATGGCGTACGTTGCGGAAAAAAAGACCGTGGCTGATCGGGACCGTGATCGAAGAATTAACCGCGGTGATCGATGTACAGCAATTGGTGCCGCATCGGAAGCCGCGCTGA
- the motD gene encoding flagellar motor protein MotD: MARRRKRVVEEPQNHDRWLVSYADFITLLFAFFVVMYSISSVNNKKYQSLSSALDQVFHRQQRQQGSDNPIQMGNPPTVMQPIVLDHPTTEEDIKRQQLSEEILQERRQLKQVSENLEDVLAPYIEDELVAVKRHDFWIELEMNSELLFSSGEAELSRKAIPVLKKVAVVIRRLPNVVHIEGHTDNVPIDTVEFPSNWDLSAARATSVVRALIDSDIPPSRLSAVGYGEFHPIADNNTSKGRFKNRRVEVVLMSQAFARYGMSDDERAKALNFERASEGSVSERALP; the protein is encoded by the coding sequence ATGGCTAGACGCAGAAAAAGGGTTGTTGAAGAACCGCAAAATCATGACCGTTGGTTGGTTTCCTATGCCGATTTCATTACCTTGCTGTTCGCTTTTTTTGTCGTGATGTATTCGATTTCTTCGGTCAATAACAAAAAATATCAAAGCCTTAGCTCGGCGCTGGATCAGGTTTTTCATCGTCAACAAAGGCAGCAGGGCAGCGACAACCCGATTCAGATGGGCAATCCTCCCACCGTCATGCAGCCGATAGTCCTCGACCATCCAACGACCGAGGAAGACATCAAGCGCCAGCAGTTGAGTGAAGAGATCTTGCAGGAAAGAAGGCAGCTGAAACAGGTTTCGGAAAACCTGGAGGATGTGCTGGCGCCCTATATCGAAGACGAATTAGTGGCGGTGAAAAGGCATGATTTCTGGATCGAACTGGAAATGAACAGCGAATTGCTGTTTTCCAGCGGCGAAGCGGAATTGTCGCGCAAGGCCATTCCAGTGCTGAAAAAAGTCGCTGTAGTGATCAGACGGCTGCCGAATGTGGTTCATATAGAGGGGCATACCGATAATGTGCCCATCGATACGGTGGAGTTTCCGTCCAACTGGGATTTATCGGCTGCGCGCGCCACAAGCGTGGTCAGGGCATTAATCGATAGCGATATTCCGCCGTCACGCTTATCGGCGGTCGGCTATGGAGAATTTCATCCGATTGCCGATAACAATACCAGCAAGGGGCGTTTCAAAAATCGTAGAGTGGAAGTGGTGTTGATGTCTCAAGCCTTTGCTCGCTATGGCATGAGTGACGATGAAAGAGCCAAGGCATTGAATTTCGAGCGGGCAAGCGAAGGTTCGGTCAGCGAACGCGCCTTGCCTTAA
- a CDS encoding protein disulfide oxidoreductase yields MKLKKTLFYLFVIGVIFGGQFFVNRGLVSGRMPPIAEKTLAGRTAMPQTDAGPRMIYFWAEWCGICKMMQASVDSLLRDAPAVTVAVRSGNDAKVTAYLRERRLTWPVVNDNQGAIADRYGVKGVPALFFVDGDGDIMLTSVGYSSEWGMRLRLWLTGLISR; encoded by the coding sequence ATGAAACTGAAGAAAACCTTGTTTTATCTGTTCGTGATCGGAGTCATCTTCGGCGGCCAGTTTTTCGTCAATCGTGGGCTGGTAAGCGGCAGGATGCCGCCGATCGCAGAGAAGACCCTGGCCGGCCGAACGGCCATGCCGCAAACGGACGCAGGCCCTAGAATGATTTATTTCTGGGCGGAATGGTGCGGCATCTGCAAGATGATGCAGGCTTCGGTGGATTCGCTATTGCGGGACGCTCCAGCAGTGACGGTGGCGGTCAGGTCCGGCAATGACGCCAAGGTCACAGCCTATTTACGGGAACGCAGGCTGACATGGCCGGTGGTCAACGATAACCAAGGGGCGATCGCCGATCGCTACGGCGTCAAGGGCGTGCCGGCGCTGTTTTTTGTCGACGGTGATGGCGACATCATGCTGACCTCGGTCGGTTACAGCAGCGAATGGGGCATGCGTTTGCGCTTATGGCTGACGGGGTTGATTTCCCGATAA